A window of Sulfurimonas gotlandica GD1 contains these coding sequences:
- the lptB gene encoding LPS export ABC transporter ATP-binding protein, protein MHTLKAVDLKKRIKDLEIVKGMSLEVSSGEVVGLLGPNGAGKTTTFYMICGLVEASGGEVFFDGENLSNMPLHQRAIKGIGYLPQEASIFKDLTVEDNLMVAAQVGIEGKEAQEARILELLDMFNIEPIRYRKGISLSGGERRRVEIARALVNKPKFLLLDEPFAGVDPIAVMDIQKVIHQLVSYDIGVLITDHNVRETLAVCDRAYVIKAGELLASGTSDEIGQNADVRTHYLGEGFKL, encoded by the coding sequence ATGCACACGCTTAAAGCAGTTGACTTAAAGAAAAGAATAAAAGATTTAGAAATAGTAAAAGGGATGAGTCTTGAGGTGAGTAGTGGAGAAGTTGTTGGACTTCTTGGACCAAATGGTGCCGGGAAGACTACTACTTTTTACATGATTTGTGGGCTTGTTGAAGCTAGCGGTGGTGAAGTATTTTTTGATGGTGAGAACCTATCAAATATGCCACTTCATCAAAGAGCAATCAAAGGTATTGGTTATCTTCCTCAAGAAGCTTCTATATTTAAAGACTTAACAGTTGAAGATAATCTTATGGTAGCTGCACAAGTTGGCATTGAAGGCAAAGAAGCACAAGAAGCGAGAATCTTAGAACTTTTGGATATGTTTAATATTGAACCGATTCGTTACCGTAAGGGTATTAGCCTTAGTGGTGGTGAAAGACGTCGTGTAGAAATAGCAAGAGCTCTTGTTAATAAACCAAAGTTTTTACTTCTTGATGAGCCATTTGCAGGTGTTGACCCTATTGCTGTTATGGATATTCAAAAGGTAATACATCAGCTTGTATCTTATGATATAGGTGTGCTTATAACAGACCATAATGTTCGTGAGACTTTAGCTGTATGTGATAGAGCCTATGTTATTAAAGCAGGAGAGCTTCTGGCTTCTGGAACTAGTGATGAAATAGGACAAAATGCAGATGTGCGTACACACTACTTAGGTGAGGGATTCAAACTCTAA
- a CDS encoding RNA polymerase factor sigma-54, giving the protein MAGLRQNTSVETKHKLSNTLRNWLPILHSSLGDLSDAMAPFIESNPVVEIESGYEDDFEKRIPKKIISGQVSNSRTEQIEALTIQKKSLYEVLDEQIGKPLFPTPVSQEVAFFVVENLDENGYYEGDSESFCSKNGISIDEFEKIRLRFAHLEPVGIAAKDLAESFLFQLDSSDISDEAYPLCVEIIKDIQAIHNFSDKEHFSEVMRVLGTFKNPPAIEYQEESAHVVPDLMIFFNDENSIEIKLNDAYYPTIKIDSNYAVEHEFITQKIKEAKSLVDALDMRRATLYKVGLMIVEYQYEFFTGGQVMPLTLKTLADEFGHNPSTISRAIANKYIACDRGVFAMKEFFTTAIDEDVSNAAIKEFLVGLVKQESREKPLSDMKLLDLIQDKFKVKMVRRTIAKYRKQLNIAGSSERKKLYHLH; this is encoded by the coding sequence ATGGCAGGATTAAGACAAAATACCAGCGTAGAGACAAAGCATAAACTTTCGAATACTCTACGTAACTGGCTGCCTATTTTGCACTCCAGTCTGGGTGATCTTAGTGATGCTATGGCCCCTTTTATAGAGTCTAACCCTGTTGTAGAAATAGAGTCCGGTTATGAAGATGATTTTGAGAAAAGAATCCCTAAAAAAATCATAAGCGGACAAGTAAGCAACTCACGTACTGAGCAGATAGAAGCTTTAACAATACAGAAAAAATCTCTTTATGAAGTTTTGGATGAGCAGATAGGCAAACCACTTTTCCCAACTCCAGTCTCTCAGGAAGTGGCATTTTTTGTTGTGGAAAATTTAGATGAAAATGGTTACTACGAGGGTGATAGTGAGTCATTTTGCAGTAAAAACGGCATCTCAATAGATGAATTTGAAAAAATTCGACTTAGATTCGCTCATTTAGAACCTGTTGGAATTGCCGCAAAAGATTTAGCAGAATCTTTTTTATTTCAATTAGATTCTTCAGATATAAGTGATGAAGCTTATCCACTATGTGTGGAAATTATAAAAGATATACAGGCTATACATAACTTTTCAGACAAAGAACATTTTAGTGAAGTTATGCGAGTACTTGGGACATTTAAAAACCCTCCGGCAATTGAGTATCAAGAAGAGTCTGCTCATGTAGTTCCTGATCTTATGATATTTTTTAATGACGAAAACTCTATAGAGATAAAGCTAAACGATGCATATTATCCGACTATAAAAATAGATAGTAACTATGCTGTTGAGCATGAGTTTATTACCCAAAAGATAAAAGAGGCTAAAAGCTTGGTAGATGCACTAGACATGAGACGTGCAACACTCTACAAAGTCGGTCTTATGATAGTTGAATACCAGTATGAGTTTTTTACGGGTGGGCAGGTTATGCCACTTACATTAAAGACTCTTGCTGATGAATTTGGACATAACCCATCAACTATATCACGTGCAATTGCTAACAAGTACATTGCCTGTGACAGAGGAGTATTTGCCATGAAAGAATTCTTTACAACTGCAATAGATGAAGATGTATCAAATGCAGCTATTAAAGAGTTCCTTGTTGGTTTAGTAAAACAAGAAAGTCGTGAAAAACCTCTTAGTGATATGAAACTCCTAGATTTGATTCAAGATAAATTCAAAGTAAAAATGGTTAGACGTACTATTGCTAAGTATAGAAAACAGCTAAATATAGCCGGCTCAAGTGAAAGGAAAAAACTCTATCATTTACATTAA
- a CDS encoding TIGR02757 family protein has protein sequence MKGKNSIIYIKKRLDEEAKKRNNADEVSVDKLDPILVAHRYRDPTISLICALFAYGNVKQIVKFLDSLDFSLLTKSDDEIKEALKNHYYRFQKSEDVIALFIALKRLNETTTLEEVFVDAYNTSSNVIDGINALIEMLISLYPHNTQGYNFLTSKITTKTKGAGALKRWMMFLRWMVREDNIDMGLWSGVSKKDLIMPLDTHTFNVSKKLGLLQRKTYDLQAAIELTETLRSFDKDDPLKYDFALYRIGQEKIL, from the coding sequence GTGAAAGGAAAAAACTCTATCATTTACATTAAAAAAAGACTGGACGAAGAAGCAAAAAAGCGTAACAACGCAGATGAAGTCTCCGTCGATAAATTGGACCCAATTTTAGTAGCGCATCGCTACAGAGATCCTACTATTTCACTTATCTGTGCACTCTTTGCATACGGTAATGTTAAGCAGATAGTTAAGTTTTTAGATTCTTTGGATTTTTCGTTGCTAACAAAAAGTGATGATGAAATAAAAGAAGCTCTGAAAAACCACTATTACAGGTTCCAAAAGAGTGAAGATGTTATAGCTCTCTTTATTGCCCTAAAGCGCCTAAATGAGACTACAACTCTTGAAGAAGTTTTTGTAGATGCTTATAACACAAGCTCTAACGTTATAGATGGAATAAATGCTCTTATAGAGATGCTAATATCTCTCTACCCTCATAATACACAAGGGTATAATTTTTTGACCTCAAAAATCACAACAAAGACAAAAGGGGCCGGTGCCCTAAAGAGATGGATGATGTTTCTTCGATGGATGGTTAGAGAAGACAATATCGATATGGGTTTATGGAGTGGTGTTAGTAAAAAAGATCTGATTATGCCTCTTGATACTCATACTTTTAATGTCTCCAAAAAACTTGGATTACTACAGAGAAAAACATATGATCTTCAAGCTGCCATAGAACTTACAGAGACACTGCGAAGTTTCGATAAAGATGACCCTTTAAAGTATGATTTTGCACTCTATCGCATAGGACAAGAGAAGATTCTATAA
- a CDS encoding ATP-binding protein — MNLNMSLQNKIFSIFIVVLTLGIGFVGWYGYKTASEGYIESAYKLSERDTNNLTIEIEGNLGHVTKDALYIKEFYALKRYMIWKSMSVDTKAQMWKDIFSDALLDFLKAQKDYYKIRVVDLDGKELLVVKYDEKSNSAYLLADSELQNNSGRNYLEVPKTLKKDEFFISDMNLNIEYGKIEQPFIPVVRYSTPIISDNGNMIGVFVVNIYANNILNIVNQASINGAKKGFSYFLIDKEGNYLFNKDESKTWGSQIKGKSNFNDDHFNLKKFMKDKSKGTFIHNNKIYSYRAVHPLKQNSENYWYAISSVDTNIALEKLDDFKQLFIFILLFVVIISFFIIKFYLLKITTPLAQVTSQLKALSRGEIKKEEINYSGNDEISEIVNSTQKVIDAIETTISQANAVADGDFSKEIELLGKNDQLGLAITDMTKRLKEITSLAKKLSTGNYDTKIIAKSSEDRLGMALIDMIKYLEVVASVAESIAEGNIDVDYKIVGEEDRLGIAMLKMIAYLRGIVSQADAITKNDFSKNIEVKSKNDELGIALGIMTNMLQENDIKNKNEIYFSDGIGEFSDKLTGISDTMELSKKAITMASRYVDACSGVAYIYDKEKGELGLIASYSFNPKDSSSNIFKLGNGVIGQVGLEKKSILLKNVENEHYDVKTGTTLSKPKEVFVLPLIHEGELFGVAELMTFESFSKVQKDYLKKASEIFTTSLFAATQNMQIKVLLEDSKRAYEELQVQSEELQESNVQMEEQQQQLTLQAKSMKIKNDELLQAKEDLDKRADDLEKASKYKSEFLANMSHELRTPLNSIILLSKLLTQNKKETLSDSDVSKTSVIHKAGNDLLLLINDILDLSKIESGNMELNESEFDTSEIREEIEGLFSEVAKEKNLNFEVRDSFNRSFIVDKTKLLQIIKNLLSNAFKFTKSGEVSLSVFKKNRDIVFEVSDTGIGIPEAKLALIFEAFKQVDGSISREYGGTGLGLSISKTFINLMGGRIEVDSKEGIGSSFLVILPIEKDDYEKETSSKIEVTDIILADDEIELFDKELLKSKNILIVDDDSRNIFTLSSVVQELGADTYSALNGEDAFKLLEEEEANMDVILMDIMMPIMDGLKTIEKIKADERFKHIPIIAVTAKVMKEDKRMCYEAGANDYLAKPIDQNALISMLKAWSK; from the coding sequence ATGAATTTAAATATGTCACTGCAAAATAAGATATTTTCTATTTTTATTGTTGTGTTAACTCTTGGTATTGGCTTTGTTGGATGGTATGGATATAAAACTGCTTCTGAAGGTTATATTGAAAGTGCCTATAAGCTTAGTGAACGTGATACAAATAATCTTACTATTGAGATAGAAGGAAACTTGGGGCATGTTACAAAAGATGCACTCTATATAAAAGAGTTTTATGCCCTTAAAAGATATATGATCTGGAAATCAATGTCTGTAGATACAAAAGCACAAATGTGGAAAGATATATTCTCAGATGCACTGCTGGACTTTTTAAAAGCACAAAAAGACTACTATAAAATTAGAGTAGTTGATTTAGATGGAAAGGAACTGCTTGTAGTCAAGTATGATGAAAAGAGTAATAGCGCCTATTTGTTGGCAGATTCAGAGCTTCAAAATAATAGTGGAAGAAACTATTTAGAAGTGCCTAAGACACTAAAGAAAGATGAGTTCTTTATATCAGATATGAATCTAAATATTGAATATGGAAAGATTGAACAACCTTTTATTCCTGTTGTAAGATATTCTACACCTATCATCAGTGATAATGGAAATATGATAGGAGTTTTTGTAGTAAATATCTATGCGAATAATATACTTAATATTGTTAATCAAGCGTCTATTAATGGTGCTAAAAAAGGTTTTTCTTACTTTTTAATAGACAAAGAGGGAAATTACCTCTTTAATAAAGATGAGAGTAAGACATGGGGTTCTCAGATAAAAGGAAAGTCGAACTTTAATGATGATCATTTTAATCTAAAGAAGTTCATGAAAGACAAATCAAAAGGAACTTTTATACATAACAATAAGATTTACTCTTATCGCGCAGTTCATCCGCTGAAGCAAAACAGTGAGAACTATTGGTACGCAATTTCAAGTGTGGATACGAATATTGCACTTGAGAAGTTAGATGATTTTAAACAGTTATTTATCTTTATATTACTATTTGTAGTAATTATTAGTTTCTTTATTATTAAGTTTTATTTATTAAAAATAACAACGCCATTAGCTCAGGTAACTTCTCAACTAAAAGCACTCTCAAGGGGTGAAATTAAAAAAGAAGAGATCAACTATAGCGGTAATGATGAAATAAGTGAGATAGTAAATTCAACTCAAAAAGTTATAGATGCTATTGAGACAACAATATCTCAAGCTAATGCAGTTGCAGATGGTGATTTTTCTAAGGAGATAGAACTTCTTGGTAAGAATGATCAACTTGGTCTTGCAATTACAGATATGACAAAAAGACTCAAAGAGATAACTTCTTTAGCTAAAAAACTCTCTACTGGAAATTATGATACAAAAATCATTGCTAAAAGCAGTGAGGACAGACTTGGTATGGCGCTAATTGATATGATTAAATATCTTGAAGTAGTAGCAAGTGTCGCTGAGTCAATTGCTGAAGGTAATATTGATGTAGATTACAAAATCGTCGGTGAGGAGGATAGGTTAGGTATTGCAATGCTTAAAATGATTGCTTACCTAAGAGGAATAGTCTCTCAAGCTGATGCCATAACTAAAAATGATTTTTCTAAGAATATTGAAGTGAAATCAAAAAATGATGAGCTAGGTATTGCTCTTGGCATCATGACTAATATGCTACAAGAAAATGATATAAAAAATAAAAATGAAATCTACTTTAGCGATGGTATTGGTGAGTTTAGCGATAAACTTACAGGTATTAGTGACACTATGGAACTCTCTAAAAAAGCTATAACAATGGCAAGCAGATATGTAGATGCTTGTAGTGGTGTCGCATATATTTATGACAAAGAAAAAGGTGAACTTGGTCTTATCGCATCGTACTCGTTTAATCCAAAAGACAGTTCTTCAAACATATTTAAACTAGGAAATGGAGTAATCGGGCAAGTTGGATTAGAGAAGAAATCTATTCTTCTTAAAAACGTAGAAAACGAGCACTATGATGTGAAAACAGGCACAACCCTATCAAAGCCCAAGGAAGTATTTGTTCTTCCCCTCATCCATGAAGGGGAACTCTTTGGTGTTGCAGAGCTTATGACTTTTGAAAGTTTCAGCAAGGTGCAAAAAGATTATCTTAAAAAGGCCTCTGAAATCTTTACAACATCACTTTTCGCTGCTACTCAAAATATGCAGATAAAAGTATTACTTGAAGATTCTAAGCGAGCTTATGAAGAGCTGCAAGTGCAGAGTGAAGAACTTCAGGAATCAAACGTTCAGATGGAGGAGCAACAGCAGCAGCTCACTCTTCAAGCCAAAAGTATGAAAATTAAAAACGATGAATTGCTTCAGGCTAAAGAAGACCTTGATAAGAGAGCAGATGATTTAGAAAAAGCCAGTAAATATAAAAGCGAGTTCTTGGCAAATATGTCGCATGAACTTCGTACTCCGCTTAACTCGATTATATTACTCTCAAAACTCCTTACTCAAAACAAGAAAGAGACATTGAGTGATAGTGATGTATCAAAAACTTCGGTTATACATAAAGCAGGTAACGACTTACTACTTCTTATCAATGACATTTTGGACTTAAGCAAGATAGAATCTGGGAATATGGAATTAAATGAGAGTGAATTTGATACTAGCGAAATTAGAGAAGAGATTGAAGGTCTTTTCTCTGAAGTAGCAAAAGAAAAAAATCTAAATTTTGAGGTAAGAGATAGTTTTAACAGAAGTTTTATAGTTGATAAAACAAAACTGCTGCAAATTATTAAAAACCTTCTCTCTAATGCATTTAAGTTCACAAAATCAGGGGAAGTGTCTCTTTCTGTATTTAAGAAAAATAGAGATATAGTTTTTGAGGTGTCAGACACGGGTATAGGCATCCCAGAAGCTAAACTAGCTCTTATCTTTGAAGCGTTTAAGCAGGTTGATGGAAGTATAAGCAGAGAGTATGGCGGAACGGGGCTTGGTCTTTCTATAAGTAAAACATTCATAAACTTGATGGGTGGGCGTATAGAAGTAGATTCAAAAGAGGGTATAGGCTCCAGCTTTTTGGTAATTCTTCCAATTGAAAAAGATGACTATGAGAAAGAAACTTCAAGCAAGATAGAAGTCACAGATATTATTCTTGCAGATGATGAGATAGAACTATTTGACAAAGAACTTTTAAAGTCTAAGAACATCCTAATAGTAGATGATGACAGTAGAAATATTTTTACTCTCTCTTCAGTAGTTCAAGAACTTGGAGCGGATACATACAGTGCCTTAAACGGTGAAGATGCATTTAAACTTCTAGAAGAGGAAGAAGCAAATATGGATGTTATTCTTATGGATATTATGATGCCTATTATGGACGGATTAAAAACCATTGAGAAGATTAAAGCAGATGAAAGATTTAAACATATTCCTATCATCGCAGTAACTGCAAAAGTCATGAAAGAAGATAAGAGAATGTGCTATGAAGCCGGTGCAAATGATTATCTTGCAAAGCCAATAGACCAAAATGCTCTTATCTCTATGTTAAAAGCGTGGAGCAAGTAG
- a CDS encoding CheR family methyltransferase, with translation MLKFVKQGRECKIEIYDNVSSEEVLQLKELLDESFYLFSINFARIYNIPASLVELLYEYIEVLQKNINIVVNKSRLSRYLNYVGLKGIFVSKIKDRQSTNPNINIIAIGGSANSSAKIIEILSNIDTTKFAIFLIQHIDPLKDGIFDEILENYVDSNIFYASEGMDVKVGQIYLASKDRHMTVKNSKIHLEDSALKNGARPSISVSFESLSQEYKDNFCGIITCGYATDGVDSLATLKRNNSVVLVQNPDDCEASSIPKQAKNQKIYNFIFDTRDIAFYLRCMSLQYDTLDEWITFLFDAIYTRYEYDFRLYQRDSVKRRVEQFMIKHRIVDVKTFVVLVIFDKSAFKSLFLDLSINVTEFFRDVEASKKMIEIIKKEHKNCYNIKIWSAGCSSGEEVYSTAIILNELGLLHKSILYSTDFNPIVIEEAKNSIYSIERFNKAKKAYEELGFKMPLENYFEINTKFVKVKEYVKQNVLFFVHNLEKDSVFNEFDMIECKNVMIYFNEELKQNIFKMFYDSLKFGGHLLLGPSEKLPANFEDRFEVCDDVNKIYRKVA, from the coding sequence TTGTTAAAGTTTGTAAAGCAGGGTAGAGAGTGCAAGATAGAGATTTATGACAATGTAAGTAGTGAAGAAGTTCTTCAACTTAAAGAGCTTTTGGATGAAAGTTTTTATCTCTTTAGCATAAACTTTGCGCGTATATATAATATACCGGCTTCTCTTGTAGAATTGCTGTACGAATACATAGAAGTGCTACAAAAAAATATAAACATAGTGGTAAATAAAAGTAGGCTCTCTAGATACTTGAACTATGTAGGTCTAAAGGGTATATTTGTATCTAAGATAAAAGATAGACAGAGTACAAATCCAAATATAAATATAATAGCTATTGGCGGAAGTGCAAATAGCAGTGCAAAGATTATAGAGATACTCTCAAATATTGATACTACAAAATTTGCAATTTTTTTAATTCAGCATATCGATCCTCTAAAAGATGGCATCTTTGATGAGATATTAGAAAACTACGTAGATAGTAATATCTTCTATGCATCTGAAGGAATGGATGTAAAAGTAGGGCAGATATATTTGGCCTCTAAAGATAGACATATGACTGTTAAGAATTCTAAAATACATTTAGAAGATTCTGCTCTTAAAAATGGAGCAAGACCATCTATATCTGTTAGCTTTGAATCTTTGAGCCAAGAGTATAAAGATAATTTTTGTGGAATTATTACTTGCGGATATGCAACAGACGGTGTTGACTCTCTTGCAACTCTAAAAAGGAACAACTCCGTTGTCTTAGTTCAGAACCCTGATGATTGTGAGGCCAGCTCAATTCCTAAACAAGCAAAGAATCAAAAAATATATAACTTTATATTTGACACAAGAGATATAGCTTTTTATCTAAGATGTATGAGTCTACAATATGATACTCTTGATGAGTGGATAACTTTTCTTTTTGATGCAATATACACTAGATATGAGTACGATTTTAGGCTTTACCAAAGAGATTCTGTGAAGAGAAGAGTTGAGCAGTTTATGATAAAGCATAGAATAGTTGACGTAAAGACATTTGTTGTTTTAGTGATCTTTGACAAGTCTGCCTTTAAATCTCTTTTTTTAGACCTTTCCATAAATGTAACAGAGTTTTTTAGAGATGTAGAAGCTTCTAAAAAAATGATTGAAATCATCAAAAAAGAGCACAAAAACTGTTACAATATAAAAATATGGAGTGCAGGTTGCAGCAGTGGAGAAGAGGTTTATTCTACGGCTATTATCTTAAATGAGTTGGGGTTGCTGCATAAGAGCATACTGTATTCAACAGATTTTAATCCAATAGTAATTGAAGAAGCAAAAAATTCTATTTACTCAATAGAGCGCTTTAACAAGGCAAAAAAAGCTTACGAAGAGTTAGGCTTTAAGATGCCACTAGAGAACTACTTTGAGATAAATACAAAGTTTGTAAAAGTAAAAGAATATGTAAAACAGAATGTGCTGTTTTTTGTACATAATTTAGAAAAGGACAGTGTGTTTAATGAGTTTGATATGATTGAGTGTAAAAATGTAATGATTTATTTTAACGAAGAACTAAAGCAAAATATTTTTAAGATGTTTTACGATTCACTAAAGTTTGGTGGTCATCTACTTTTAGGACCAAGTGAGAAGCTCCCTGCAAACTTTGAAGACAGGTTTGAAGTATGTGATGATGTAAATAAGATATATAGGAAAGTGGCTTAA
- a CDS encoding diguanylate cyclase domain-containing protein, protein MKRVLCVDDIETNLFTLEALFETHHSDKYVVVTAMSGKEALEILLCQKIDMILLDVMMPELDGYETAKLILSNKKTKDIPIIFITAKKDQDTISRCYDVGGVDYLSKPYNEQELFVRIKFHLDMVENKRVLEVEKKFTQDILDMQDNLVVISDGKKVVKINRAVTKLFCLKSIDDFIAQHTCICFTFVHEDGYFHLGLVNDDELWIDVLLEQLKSKDVLVLINDIENSQLNSFDIKAKVFGKDFLVTLTNITSFDAESKYNEHEASYDSLTNIYNRTKLNNLFTIQIETAKVNNNTFAFVMLDIDYFKAVNDNYGHLIGDAVLIQMTDLIKKHIRDSDIFARWGGEEFVLLLPHVGLKKAEEIANYLRTKIEADKFPEIDSITCSFGVTCYKDGDNIDSIIKRADSALYDAKDAGRNIVCTVS, encoded by the coding sequence ATGAAGAGAGTTTTATGTGTTGATGATATAGAAACAAATCTTTTTACTTTAGAAGCTCTTTTTGAGACTCATCATAGTGATAAGTACGTTGTAGTTACAGCAATGTCTGGAAAAGAAGCACTAGAGATTTTACTTTGCCAAAAAATAGATATGATACTGCTTGATGTAATGATGCCAGAACTTGACGGCTATGAGACTGCAAAACTTATTCTTAGCAATAAAAAGACAAAAGATATCCCGATTATCTTTATAACAGCGAAAAAAGATCAGGACACAATCTCTAGATGCTACGATGTTGGTGGCGTTGACTATTTGAGTAAGCCATATAATGAGCAAGAGTTGTTTGTAAGAATAAAGTTTCATCTTGATATGGTTGAAAATAAAAGAGTTTTAGAAGTTGAGAAAAAATTTACTCAAGATATCTTAGACATGCAAGATAATTTAGTCGTTATTTCAGATGGGAAAAAGGTTGTAAAGATAAATAGAGCTGTAACAAAGCTTTTTTGTCTTAAAAGCATTGATGACTTTATAGCTCAACATACATGTATTTGTTTCACATTTGTACATGAAGATGGATATTTTCACTTAGGTTTAGTAAATGATGATGAGCTTTGGATAGATGTATTGCTAGAGCAACTAAAATCAAAAGATGTTCTCGTCTTAATAAATGATATAGAAAATTCACAATTAAACTCGTTTGATATAAAAGCAAAAGTTTTTGGAAAAGATTTTCTTGTTACATTGACAAATATAACATCATTTGATGCCGAATCAAAATATAATGAGCATGAAGCATCTTACGACAGTCTTACAAATATTTATAACAGAACTAAGTTAAATAACCTTTTTACTATACAGATAGAGACAGCAAAAGTAAATAATAACACTTTTGCTTTTGTTATGCTCGACATTGATTACTTTAAAGCTGTAAATGATAATTATGGGCACTTAATCGGAGATGCAGTTTTAATACAGATGACAGATCTGATTAAGAAGCATATACGTGATAGTGATATCTTCGCAAGATGGGGTGGAGAAGAGTTTGTACTTCTTCTTCCACATGTAGGTTTGAAAAAAGCTGAGGAAATAGCGAACTATTTAAGAACTAAAATAGAAGCAGATAAGTTTCCAGAAATAGATAGCATTACCTGTAGTTTTGGTGTTACGTGCTACAAAGATGGAGATAACATAGACAGTATTATAAAAAGGGCAGATTCAGCTCTTTATGATGCAAAAGATGCAGGAAGAAACATAGTATGCACAGTCAGTTAA